The genomic interval cccctcgtaccCCTTCTTGAAACACACCTggaacctcccccaccccccaccccattcacccaagcttcctcccccatcttccttcttccccctccctcctcattctccctctcctccctccctccccattctccctctcctccctccctccccctccccctctcgtacccacctccctccattcccccttcaaaaaaaaaaaaaatccatcttcacccccccttcacacccacctccccctccccctccccctttccccccattggGATGCGCCCCTCCTGACCTCCCCTGACCTGAGGTGCCTGTTATCGTGACTGAGAAAACGGGCGAAGCGAGAGAGGCGCAACCCACGCCCATCCTCTCTCGCTTCTGCCACCCACGCTGTgtgaggtgggcgggggtggggggtctggggggtatgggggagaggttgTGGAGGTtgcgtatgtggggggggggtagagtgagggggggtgggtgggggtgtggggaattGGGGGttgggagcaggggggagggagtgtgtgtgtgtgtgtgtgtgtgtgtgtgtgtgtgtgtgtgtgtgtgtgtgtgtgtgtgtgtgtgtgtgtgtgtgtgtgtgtgtgtgtgtgtgtgtgtgtgtgtgtgtgtgtgtgtgtgtgtgtgtgcgcgtgtgtgtgtgagtgagtgtacgtgAAAGTGTGTATTGGGATGGGGGTGTaactatgtacatgtgtatgtgcgtgcgctcATTTccagtaacagaaaaaaatgaaataaatatcatACTCTAAGTCTTTATAAAAACAACTAAATTTACGCAATGACCAATACGAATGAACTTAAATTAATGACACACAATAAAAGAGtaaactctctctatatatatatctacctgtccatccatctatcaatatgtGTCTATTtgactctctgtctatccatctctgtctttctatctatctgtctgtctttatctgtgtgtttctatctatctatcgattcatcagtctatctatatttatctatatatttatacttacctctatctctatctatctatctattcatctttttatttatctatcatctatccatctattcatctccgtctatctatctacttatccatctatctctttctctcattttgccctctctctttcttcctttcttgcaaAGTTGCAGGAATGCGGCGTTGCAGGGCGGTGCAATATGAGTTTCCAACCCCATGGCACCATTGGGCGTTCCGTGTcgtagagaaatgaaaataaaaatgtctcGAAAcgtaattttttatttcatttcatttcggtCTAAGTGTCTGTTGAGTGAATGTCTCCTTCTGTATGCTTCTGTTgcactctatgtctgtctgtctgttggtctattcttctctctctgtctctctctgtctgtctgtctctctctctctctctctctctctctctgtctctctctctctctctctctctctctctctttctctctctttcttcctcactctcaatctctctctctcattctctctctgtatctctttctctctctctctctctgtctctctctctctctctctctctctctctctctctctctctctctctctctctctctctctctctctctctctctctctctctctctctctctctctttctctctcttttctctctcttcctcacttgcagtctctctctctctctctctctctctctctccctctctctctctctctttctctctctctctctctctctctctctctctctctctctctctctctctctctctctctctctctctctctctctctctctctctcgctctcgctctcgctctcgctctcgctctcgctctcgctctcgctctcgctctcgctctcgctctctctctctctctctctatctcttcctctctctctctctcttcctcactctcaatctctctctctctctctctctctctctctctctctctctctctctctctctctctctctctctctctctctctctctctctctctctctctctctctctctctctctctctctctctcttctcactcatgatctctccctctctctctctctctctctctctctctctctctctctctctctctctctctctctctctctctctctctctctctctctctctctctctctctctctctctctctctctctaatcatctctctatctatctatctatctatctcttctctgtccccctttatgtgtctcctttcctcccattgtCACTTagtcaacctccctctccccctcctctctctctctctctctctctctctctctctctctctctctctttctctctctctctctctctctctctctctctctctctctctctctctctcctctccctcctccctccctccctccccccctctctctctctctctctctctctctctctctctctctctctctctctctctctctctctctctctctctctctctctctcctccctccctcccctccctccctccctccccccctctctctctctctctctctctctctctctctctctctctctctctctctctctctctctctctctctctctctctctctctctctctctcctccatcctctttcttcctttagtgACCTGGAAGAATGTATGCAAACAGATTGCACTGTTGCAAGAGCGCCAGTTGTTGCAGATTTATGTAAAGATGGGCTGAAGGAGgtagtggggaggaagaaggggaggagaggagagaggaggaagaaggggagaggaggagaaggagagggaggggagggtcattCCTGCCGTTCTCACACAAAGGACTCTCGAGGCGATTGGTTGGCGATCCTGGTGATACTGATGGCTggtggctgtggttgtggttgttgctgtggttgtAGTTCTTGGTGTGGCTGGGgttttggttgtggttgttggtgtggctgtggttgtagtaGTTCTTGggggttgtagttgtagttgttgcgaTAGTTGGTTGGTGTTGTTATGGTTGTAGTTCttggtgtggttgtggttgtacaTGTGGTTGTAGTTTGTTggtgtggctgaggttgtggttgtACTTGGGGTTGGTTTGTGGGTGTGGCGATAGTTGTTGGTGTGGTTATGGTTGTAGTTGatggtgtggttgtggttgtacatgtggttgtagttgttggtgtAGCTGAGGTTGTGGTTGTACTTGTGGTTGTAGCTGTGGCGGTAGTTGTTGGTCTGGTAGTGGTTGCTGGAGTTATGGCTGTGTCTGTGGTTGTAGTTGATGGgattgtggttgtagttgttaatgaaTTTGTAATTGTGGATCTAGTTGTTGGTGCGGCTGTAGTTAGAGTTGCATTTattggtgtggttgtggttgtagttgcAGCTTTTGGCGTGGTTGATAGATGCGtctgttgtttgtggttgtggtcGCATTTGCGATTGTACGTCGTATTGCAGTTATGGCCGAATTTGTGGTAAGCATGATTGTATTTGTAGTTCTGGTGTGGTTGTATTCATGGTTTTATTTGTAGTTGTAGCTGTGAATATATTTGTGgttataaatagaaatacactTGTATCTGCGGTTGCTTTTGCTTGTTTGCAGATGCTACTCTTGTTATGAAAGT from Penaeus vannamei isolate JL-2024 unplaced genomic scaffold, ASM4276789v1 unanchor319, whole genome shotgun sequence carries:
- the LOC138860950 gene encoding salivary glue protein Sgs-3-like, yielding MVVVRENYKYNHAYHKFGHNCNTTYNRKCDHNHKQQTHLSTTPKAATTTTTTPINATLTTAAPTTRSTITNSLTTTTTIPSTTTTDTAITPATTTRPTTTATATTTSTTTTSATPTTTTTCTTTTTPSTTTITTPTTIATPTNQPQVQPQPQPHQQTTTTCTTTTTPRTTTITTPTNYRNNYNYNPQELLQPQPHQQPQPKPQPHQELQPQQQPQPQPPAISITRIANQSPRESFV